One Carassius gibelio isolate Cgi1373 ecotype wild population from Czech Republic chromosome A20, carGib1.2-hapl.c, whole genome shotgun sequence DNA segment encodes these proteins:
- the fdft1 gene encoding squalene synthase isoform X1, giving the protein MAGVVGKSSVSFSVLKRSFSLRGSVLTGGCRLVTRPPPHPLRTHRHPASVCFSCQDSMSETLRSCYAYLNQTSRSFAAVIQALDGELRHAVCIFYLVLRALDTVEDDMRIPLEKKVPLLQDFHSFLYQPEWSFAESREKDRQVLEDFPTISMEFRNLGLEYQEVISDICHRMGAGMAEFLQKKVSSMKEWDQYCHYVAGLVGIGLSRLFSASQLEDPEVGRDTELANSMGLFLQKTNIIRDYLEDQQEGRAFWPQEAWSQFTARLEDLAHPQHLSSALSCLNLLVTDALHHVPDVIAYLSRLRNQSVFNFCAIPQVMAIATLSACYNNPQVFQGVVKIRKGQAVTLMMQATNMSAVLSIIAQYTQEILQKVSVTDPSREKTLRILSLIREKSVSPAALSSRAHHISPVYVSAVMLLAALSWQYLNASAGQPPGGADMQGH; this is encoded by the exons ATGGCTGGAGTCGTCGGTAAGAGCTCCGTGTCGTTCTCCGTGCTCAAGCGCTCGTTCTCGCTGCGCGGCTCGGTGCTCACGGGCGGGTGTCGGCTGGTGACCCGTCCTCCTCCTCACCCGCTCCGGACTCACCGACACCCCGCATCTGTGTGCTTCTCCTGCCAGGACTCAATGAGCGAGACCCTGCGGAGCTGCTACGCGTATCTGAACCAGACCAGCCGGAGCTTCGCGGCGGTGATCCAGGCCCTGGACGGAGAGCTACG GCATGCCGTGTGTATTTTCTACCTGGTTCTGCGAGCTCTGGACACGGTGGAGGACGACATGAGAATCCCGCTGGAGAAGAAGGTCCCGTTACTGCAGGACTTCCACTCGTTCCTCTATCAGCCCGAATGGAGCTTCGCCGAAAGCCGAGAGAAAGATCGACAGGTGCTGGAGGATTTCCCCACG ATTTCGATGGAGTTCAGGAATTTGGGACTGGAGTATCAAGAGGTGATTTCAGACATCTGTCACCGGATGGGTGCGGGAATGGCCGAATTCCTGCAGAAGAAGGTGTCTTCCATGAAGGAATGGGACCAG TACTGTCATTACGTGGCGGGTCTGGTGGGGATCGGCCTGTCCCGTCTGTTCTCGGCGTCCCAGCTGGAAGACCCTGAGGTGGGCCGGGACACAGAGCTGGCTAACTCCATGGGTCTGTTCCTCCAGAAGACCAACATCATCAGGGACTATCTGGAGGACCAACAGGAGGGAAGGGCTTTCTGGCCGCAGGAG GCCTGGAGTCAGTTCACGGCTCGTCTGGAGGATTTGGCTCATCCTCAGCACCTGAGCTCCGCTCTGTCCTGCCTCAACCTGCTGGTGACCGATGCCCTCCATCACGTACCAGACGTCATCGCATACCTGTCCCGCCTCCGCAACCAGAGCGTCTTCAACTTCTGTGCCATTCCTCAG GTGATGGCTATAGCGACTCTGTCGGCGTGTTACAACAATCCTCAGGTGTTTCAGGGGGTGGTGAAGATTCGGAAGGGTCAGGCTGTGACCCTCATGATGCAGGCCACAAACATGAGCGCCGTTCTGAGCATCATCGCACAATACACTCAAGAG ATCCTGCAGAAGGTTTCCGTCACAGACCCGTCCCGGGAGAAGACGCTGCGTATCCTGAGTCTCATCCGAGAGAAGAGTGTGTCTCCAGCCGCGCTGTCGTCCCGCGCGCACCACATCTCTCCGGTCTACGTCTCGGCCGTCATGCTGTTAGCGGCGCTCAGCTGGCAGTATCTGAACGCCTCGGCCGGGCAGCCACCAGGGGGCGCAGACATGCAGGGACACTGA
- the fdft1 gene encoding squalene synthase isoform X2: MDFLKSLGHPEEIINLFKYKIGGCRSVMPKLDYDSMSETLRSCYAYLNQTSRSFAAVIQALDGELRHAVCIFYLVLRALDTVEDDMRIPLEKKVPLLQDFHSFLYQPEWSFAESREKDRQVLEDFPTISMEFRNLGLEYQEVISDICHRMGAGMAEFLQKKVSSMKEWDQYCHYVAGLVGIGLSRLFSASQLEDPEVGRDTELANSMGLFLQKTNIIRDYLEDQQEGRAFWPQEAWSQFTARLEDLAHPQHLSSALSCLNLLVTDALHHVPDVIAYLSRLRNQSVFNFCAIPQVMAIATLSACYNNPQVFQGVVKIRKGQAVTLMMQATNMSAVLSIIAQYTQEILQKVSVTDPSREKTLRILSLIREKSVSPAALSSRAHHISPVYVSAVMLLAALSWQYLNASAGQPPGGADMQGH; the protein is encoded by the exons GACTCAATGAGCGAGACCCTGCGGAGCTGCTACGCGTATCTGAACCAGACCAGCCGGAGCTTCGCGGCGGTGATCCAGGCCCTGGACGGAGAGCTACG GCATGCCGTGTGTATTTTCTACCTGGTTCTGCGAGCTCTGGACACGGTGGAGGACGACATGAGAATCCCGCTGGAGAAGAAGGTCCCGTTACTGCAGGACTTCCACTCGTTCCTCTATCAGCCCGAATGGAGCTTCGCCGAAAGCCGAGAGAAAGATCGACAGGTGCTGGAGGATTTCCCCACG ATTTCGATGGAGTTCAGGAATTTGGGACTGGAGTATCAAGAGGTGATTTCAGACATCTGTCACCGGATGGGTGCGGGAATGGCCGAATTCCTGCAGAAGAAGGTGTCTTCCATGAAGGAATGGGACCAG TACTGTCATTACGTGGCGGGTCTGGTGGGGATCGGCCTGTCCCGTCTGTTCTCGGCGTCCCAGCTGGAAGACCCTGAGGTGGGCCGGGACACAGAGCTGGCTAACTCCATGGGTCTGTTCCTCCAGAAGACCAACATCATCAGGGACTATCTGGAGGACCAACAGGAGGGAAGGGCTTTCTGGCCGCAGGAG GCCTGGAGTCAGTTCACGGCTCGTCTGGAGGATTTGGCTCATCCTCAGCACCTGAGCTCCGCTCTGTCCTGCCTCAACCTGCTGGTGACCGATGCCCTCCATCACGTACCAGACGTCATCGCATACCTGTCCCGCCTCCGCAACCAGAGCGTCTTCAACTTCTGTGCCATTCCTCAG GTGATGGCTATAGCGACTCTGTCGGCGTGTTACAACAATCCTCAGGTGTTTCAGGGGGTGGTGAAGATTCGGAAGGGTCAGGCTGTGACCCTCATGATGCAGGCCACAAACATGAGCGCCGTTCTGAGCATCATCGCACAATACACTCAAGAG ATCCTGCAGAAGGTTTCCGTCACAGACCCGTCCCGGGAGAAGACGCTGCGTATCCTGAGTCTCATCCGAGAGAAGAGTGTGTCTCCAGCCGCGCTGTCGTCCCGCGCGCACCACATCTCTCCGGTCTACGTCTCGGCCGTCATGCTGTTAGCGGCGCTCAGCTGGCAGTATCTGAACGCCTCGGCCGGGCAGCCACCAGGGGGCGCAGACATGCAGGGACACTGA